Proteins from a genomic interval of Papaver somniferum cultivar HN1 chromosome 4, ASM357369v1, whole genome shotgun sequence:
- the LOC113274899 gene encoding membrane steroid-binding protein 1-like, with the protein MANLELWETFKQSITAYTGLSPATFFTVVALALAFYYVVSGLFGSNPAPPQRHREIEEEREPLPPPVQLGEISEDELKAYDGSDPKKPLLMAIKGQIYDVSQSRMFYGPGGPYALFTGKDASRALAKMSFEDKDLTGDTTGLGPFELEALQDWEYKFMSKYVKVGTVKKTMPVVDGSSTSEAAAENAPPAENAAPAETSEEHHTTEEVKAE; encoded by the exons ATGGCGAATTTAGAGTTGTGGGAAACGTTTAAACAATCAATTACAGCATATACAGGATTAAGTCCTGCAACTTTCTTCACAGTGGTAGCATTGGCTTTAGCTTTTTACTATGTTGTTTCTGGTTTATTTGGTTCAAATCCAGCACCACCACAGAGGCAtagagaaattgaagaagaaaggGAACCTTTACCACCACCTGTTCAATTAGGTGAGATTAGTGAAGATGAACTCAAAGCTTATGATGGTTCTGATCCTAAAAAACCATTGCTTATGGCTATTAAAGGACAGATCTATGATGTTTCTCAGAGCAG GATGTTTTATGGACCTGGTGGCCCATATGCTTTGTTCACCGGTAAAGATGCTAGTAGAGCTCTTGCAAAGATGTCCTTTGAAGATAAGGATCTAACTGGCGACACCACCGGTCTTGGCCCCTTTGAACTTGAGGCTTTACAAGATTGGGAGTACAAATTCATGAGCAAGTATGTCAAGGTTGGTACTGTCAAAAAAACCATGCCAGTTGTTGATGGATCTTCAACCTctgaagctgcagcagagaaTGCGCCACCTGCAGAGAATGCTGCACCAGCAGAAACCTCCGAGGAGCACCATACTACAGAAGAAGTAAAAGCTGAATAG